In Helicoverpa zea isolate HzStark_Cry1AcR chromosome 3, ilHelZeax1.1, whole genome shotgun sequence, the following proteins share a genomic window:
- the LOC124646279 gene encoding broad-complex core protein isoforms 1/2/3/4/5-like, with translation MNNAPQFSLRWNNYVSHVTEAFNVLRFENDLVDVTLCCDGGKIKAHKMLLSACSSYFKQIFKENPCQHPVIIFRNFKFEDLNAIINFMYHGEVNIFQEQLESFLITAELLEVKGLTDNMEDESSKSQLRITDNTSLDLSTKSSRMTEDIVPILSDEPINLATMQSSREEYIPQPITLTSNPSKSIPEQENGTVEMQPETSKSEDNVKLKTAPSTSEEMQVDTQSTSVEDLSEKNSSESELAKFRCQLCPKGFKHPTSLTLHKDSHAGKTQCPVCHRSFSRSYDMRSHLQRIHQGKQLTIKEIRYKNTNDNVAPKQFTHHI, from the exons ATGAATAATGCACCGCAGTTCTCGTTGCGCTGGAATAATTACGTATCTCACGTAACAGAAGCGTTCAATGTTCTCCGTTTTGAAAACGATCTAGTGGATGTAACGCTGTGTTGCGATGGAGGCAAAATTAAAGCACACAAAATGTTGTTATCTGCATGTAGCAGTTACTTCAAGCAAATATTCAAAGAGAATCCATGTCAACATCCAGTGATCATATTCAGAAACTTCAAGTTTGAAGACCTCAATGCGATCATCAACTTTATGTACCATGGTGAGGTGAACATATTCCAAGAACAGTTGGAATCATTCCTCATAACTGCTGAGCTACTAGAAGTTAAGGGTTTGACTGATAACATGGAGGATGAATCATCTAAAAGCCAGTTGAGGATAACAGACAACACCTCTTTAGATTTAAGTACTAAATCAAGTAGAATGACTGAGGATATTGTGCCTATATTGTCTGATGAACCAATTAACTTAGCTACTATGCAGAGTTCCAGAGAAGAGTACATTCCACAACCTATCACATTGACAAGCAACCCGAGCAAAAGTATTCCAGAACAAGAAAATGGTACTGTTGAAATGCAGCCGGAAACTTCAAAGTCTGAAGATAATGTGAAATTGAAAACAGCACCATCTACTAGTGAAGAAATGCAAGTTGATACACAATCAACGTCAGTTGAAGatttatcagaaaaaaataGTTCTG AATCAGAACTGGCGAAATTTCGCTGCCAATTGTGTCCAAAAGGTTTCAAGCATCCCACTTCACTGACATTACATAAGGATTCACACGCAGGAAAGACACAATGCCCAGTGTGTCATCGGTCTTTCTCAAGGTCCTATGACATGAGGAGTCACCTGCAAAGGATACACCAAGGAAAACAACTGACTATTAAGGAGATTAGATATAAGAATACCAATGACAATGTGGCCCCTAAGCAGTTTACCCATCATATTT